In Nocardia sp. XZ_19_385, the sequence TCGATCTCGACACCGCCATCAACGAGCTGATCACTCATGACCGCGTCATCGGGGTGCTGGGGATCGTGCTGCTGGCGGCGATGGGCGGCTATGTGGCGGTGTTCCATGGTCCGCGGATCCTGGCTCTGCACATCGGCTGGACTGTGCTGACCAGCGTGCTGATGGCGGGTTTGATGATCGGCGGCCGGCTGCCGGCCAACGACACCAGCCGGCGCGCCGATATCGCCGTCGGCCTCGGTGTCGTGCTGGTGATGGTGGTCGTGGTCGGCGTCGTTCTGCCGTTCATGCAGTTCAGTCACTGGCTGCTGCGGGTGGATGCGTTGTCCGACCCGCTGACCGGGCTGTTGAACCGGCGTGGCCTGGACGCACACCTGTCGTCGGCGCTGAACGGCCGTGGACGGCGAAGTACCGCAGCGTTTGTCGCCACCCTGGATTTGGACCGGTTCAAAGCCGTCAACGACACCTACGGTCATCCCTTCGGCGACGAGGTGCTGATTCACGCGGCGCAGCAACTGCGGGAAGCGGTCGAACCCGATGCCCTCGTCGCACGCACCGGCGGAGAGGAGTTCGTGGTGGTCGGATCTTTGAGTGCGGACCCCGCCGCGACAGGTGAGCGATTACGCCAGGCGATCGCGAGCATGTCAGAGCTGCCCGTGACGATCACCGCGAGCGTCGGCGTCGCGGTTCTCGACGCGTCGCAACCACACGGCGAAACCTATTACGGTGAGCTGCTTCGCGATTCCGATTCCGCGATGTACCGCGCGAAACACGAGGGCGGCAATGCCGTCCATGTCGCCGCCACGAAGGCTGCGCCCGCTGACGACTGAGCCCGCTGCTAGCGGCCGGAGTTGTGTGCCCTATCGATACCCAGCGTGGCGATCAGATCTTCGTGCAGTTCGAACCAGACCCGGTGGGCGGAATCGGCTTTGGTGCCGGTAACCATCTCGGGGTTATCGGCGGCCAGAGCGAGGGCGGCGGCGAAACGGGAGTCGTACCCGGAGAAGCGGGCGATACGGTCGGTGAGCCGAGTGGTCAGCGGAGCCAATTCCGCTGCGAGGCTTTCGAGTTCGACGAGGATCTGTCGATCCCGCTGCGCATCCCGGTGGTCGTTGTCCTGCATGCTGCCGTCGGGCCGGATCACCAACTGCCAGGCCGTGCAGGCCCGCACCAGCCGTGCGTTGAGCGGAAGAAACTTGCGATAGACCTCTGCCACCAACGCTTTTGCCGCGCACGCGGAAAGCTCGTCGGCGAGTTGCCGTTCGTTCTCCGCGCGCCCGCTCTCGGTGAGCGACCACCCCGCGTCCGCACCGAAACGGAACCGGCTGATCCAGCGACATGTCCGGAATTCGCGCACCTGCGCTTCCGCGAGGCCGACCGGCATGCCGTATCTATCGGCTACCGCCTGCGTGTCGACGAACCCGCCGAGGCGGATCGCATGCAGTGCGAGCAACGAACTGGATGAAACGTGCGTCATTCCGGGCCTTTCCCGCGAGCAGCCGTGGTGCCAGACATCAACGTTGGGTCGAGCGCACGGCGTGAACCTGTCCCGTGGTCCCATCCACCAAGATCGTCCGGTAGTTCGCCAAAGTCTGCATCGCACCCTTGGCCGCCACCACGGCTGGAATCCCGAACTCGCGGGCGACAATTGCCGCGTGGGACAGGATCCCCCCGGTTTCGGTGACCACCGCTGCGGCGATGCTGAAGAGCATGGTCCATGCGGGGTCGGTCGTGCGGCAGACGATGACATCGCCCGGCCGAACAGCGTCGAAGTCATCGACACTGTGCACGAGCCGAACCGGGCCGGCGGCAACACCTTTGCTGCATGCGACGCCGCTGATGAGTGGCGCTTCCGGGCCCGTTTGCCGCACCTGTCGATCCATGCGTCAACCATAGGTTGACGATTCTGTCCTCGTCAACTACTAGTTGACGGCAAGGCGTCAGTTCGTGGATTGCTTTCGCCGACAACGAGATCGATCGAGGAGTCACACATGGAAACTCGCGCGAACGCCGCACCACCCGACACCAGCACACCGCGCAGGCGGGCGACAGTCGTCGGCGCCGGTATCGCCGGTTTGGCTGCCGCGTTGCGGCTGTACCAGCAGGGCTGGGAAGTCGTCGTGCTCGAGCGATCGCCGACTCGACGCAGTAGCGGTTATCTGGTGAACCTGCACGGACCGGGATACGCGGCAGCCGAGCGGCTCGGGCTGCTACCGGCGCTGACTTCGCGCGATATCGGGTTCTTCACCTCGGTTCTCGTCCACGCGGACGGCCGGGAGAAGTTCCGGATTCCCGCCGCTGTCGCCGAGGCCGCCGTCGGCAATCGGGCACTGAGCGTGTTCCGCGGCGACCTGGAGTCGGCGCTGTACGACGCGGTGGCGGGGTGCGCCGACATTCGTTTCGCCACCACTGTGCAAGCCGTCGCCCAAACCCCCGGGGAAGTCGTCGTCACCCTCGGCGACGGCACCAGCCTGCGGACCGAACTGCTCGTCGGAGCCGACGGCGTGCACTCCCGGGTCCGCGAGCTCGTATTCGGCGCAGAGCAAGAATATTTCGTGGACCTGGGCCACATGGTTGGAGCTTTCCCGCTCGAAACAGTTCCCGAGCACGTACCGGAAGGCGCCGGCACCACTTTTATCGGACCCGGACGCACGGCCGCGGTAATGAACCTGGGGCCGGAACGGTCCTCGGCGTTCTTTGCCTACCGCTGCTCCGACGCGAAATCTGAACTGGCCCTTGGCGCAGCGCCCGCACTGACCCGGGCGTTCGAGGATCTCGGCGGCGGCGTCGCCGACGCCCTCCGCCAACTCGACTCCGGCGCCTACTTCGACTCGGTCGGACAAATCGTGATGGACCGCTGGCATCAGGGCCGAGTCGTGCTGCTCGGCGACGCAGCCTGGTGCGTAACGGTATTCGCCGGTTACGGCGCCGCCCTCGCACTCGACGGCGCCGACCGGCTCGGCGCCGCATCAGCAGCACACGGCGACGACATTCCTGCCGCACTCGGCGCCTGGGAGACAGCGTTGCGTCCCGAAGTACTCCAGCGGCAGGCACTGGCCCGAAAAGGAATGAACCGATTCGCCCCACCGTCACGCGCACACGTCTGGGCCGGTGAACTGATGCTGCGCGCCATCCAGCTTCCCGGCATTCGCGGACTGGTCCGGCGCTCCATCCAGCGCGCCAACAACTGACGGGGTCGTCGATCAGGTGCGCTCTTTCCTGGAGATTCCCCGGCAAGTTAGCGTGTGGTCCGTGTGGGTTCGCGAATACACCGAAGCCGATTGGACGCAGGTCTGGCCGATCATGCGTGAGATCGTCAGGGCCGGTGAGACTTTCACCTACGACCCGGCGTTGACCGAGGATCAGGCACACGACATCTGGGTGATGGGGCCGCCTGCGGTCACTGTCGTAGCCGTGGCCGGGGATCGGGTGGTGGGCACCGCCAATGCGTATGCCAATCGGCCGGGGCCGGGCGCACACGTGTCAACGGCCAGTTTCATGGTCGCCGCGGACGCCCGCGGCATGGGTGTCGGTACGGCGCTGTGCCAGTTCGTGCTGGACTGGGCGAAGGCGCAGGGCTTCGTCGGCATGCAGTTCAACGCCGTGGCCGAATCCAATTGCCGGGCAGTCGAACTCTACAAACGGCTGGGATTCGAGATCGTGGGAACCGTGCCCGGAGCGTTTCACCACCCCACGCGCGGCCGGGTCGGTCTGCACGTCATGTACTGCGAGTTCTGAGCCGTCGGTGCGGCACGCGGCTACGGCGTCGGCTGTCTGCTTTCGCGGGCGTTCTCCAGATGCTTCATCACCCAAGCGGCGCTGGCGCCGTGGACGACCACGGACAGCACGATCGTGAATGCCGCGATCGCCCATATCGCGTCGGCTTCCGCGCGGAAATCTGCCTGGGTCAAGCCGTAGGAGACGTAATAGATCGAGCCGATACCGCGGACACCGAAGAAGGCCGTGACGGCGCGCTCCTTGGGCTCCATCTCATCGCATCCCTGTAGTGACAGCCACCCGGCGACCGGCCGGATGACGAAGACGAGCAGGACGCCGAGCACGACTCCTTGCCAGGACAGTGCGTCGAGCAGGCCTGTGGTGAGTGCGGCACCGAGTAGCAGCAGCACTACAAGAGTGAGGACATGCTCCAACTGTTCGACGAGGCCATGCATCTGTTCGTGGTATCCGCTGTCGCGCTCGATACGTCGAATGGCGATCGCGCACACGAACACCGCGAGGAATCCGTAGCCGCCGACGAGTTCGGTGAGCCCGTACACCGCGAACACCGCGGCCAAGACGACGATCGGTTCCCCGCGGTCGGCTAGTCGTGCGTCCTTGATGGGAAATCGGAACAAGCCGCGCCCGAGCAGGTCGCCGACGATCGCGCCGATGAGGACGCCGACCGCGATCTTGCCGATGAGTTCCCAGGCGAACCAGCCGGCCAGCCAGCTCTGCACCGAGCCCTGGCTCGCGAGGAAGATCGCCAGATAAACGAAGGGAAAGGCCAGGGCATCGTTGAAACCGGCCTCCGACGTGAGCGCGAAACGTACTTCGTCGTCCTCCTCGGCCGAGCCCGCACCACCCGGCGTCGGACCCTCGACCTGCACATCCGAGGCCAGCACCGGATCCGTCGGCGCCAGCACCGCGGCGAGCAGAGCGGCGGCGGCCGGCGTCAACGCCGCCGCCCACCAACCGAACACCGCCACGGCCGCGATACACAACGGCATGGTGATCAGCAGCAGACGCCAGGTGGAACCCCAGGTGCGCCAGTCCAGCGGACGGTCAATCGCGAGCCCGACACCCATCAGCGCCACGATCACGCACAACTCCGCGAGGTGCTCGATCACGGTCGGGTGCGACAGCGGGGATACCGCCTCCAAGCCGGCCGGCCCGATCACCACCCCGACGACGGCGCCGACCCCCAACATCAGCAT encodes:
- a CDS encoding diguanylate cyclase; this encodes MSDNRSLFRRWWRDRVDYDQLVETFASHGALGPFKFMLGTGGLVMLCLAVLAPVAQGDAPGLVIEVQGVVEAAVAGVWMLRWWFFPWPREYESLAWIVLFDLDTAINELITHDRVIGVLGIVLLAAMGGYVAVFHGPRILALHIGWTVLTSVLMAGLMIGGRLPANDTSRRADIAVGLGVVLVMVVVVGVVLPFMQFSHWLLRVDALSDPLTGLLNRRGLDAHLSSALNGRGRRSTAAFVATLDLDRFKAVNDTYGHPFGDEVLIHAAQQLREAVEPDALVARTGGEEFVVVGSLSADPAATGERLRQAIASMSELPVTITASVGVAVLDASQPHGETYYGELLRDSDSAMYRAKHEGGNAVHVAATKAAPADD
- a CDS encoding transcriptional regulator, coding for MTHVSSSSLLALHAIRLGGFVDTQAVADRYGMPVGLAEAQVREFRTCRWISRFRFGADAGWSLTESGRAENERQLADELSACAAKALVAEVYRKFLPLNARLVRACTAWQLVIRPDGSMQDNDHRDAQRDRQILVELESLAAELAPLTTRLTDRIARFSGYDSRFAAALALAADNPEMVTGTKADSAHRVWFELHEDLIATLGIDRAHNSGR
- a CDS encoding PEP-utilizing enzyme, whose translation is MDRQVRQTGPEAPLISGVACSKGVAAGPVRLVHSVDDFDAVRPGDVIVCRTTDPAWTMLFSIAAAVVTETGGILSHAAIVAREFGIPAVVAAKGAMQTLANYRTILVDGTTGQVHAVRSTQR
- a CDS encoding FAD-dependent oxidoreductase, which codes for METRANAAPPDTSTPRRRATVVGAGIAGLAAALRLYQQGWEVVVLERSPTRRSSGYLVNLHGPGYAAAERLGLLPALTSRDIGFFTSVLVHADGREKFRIPAAVAEAAVGNRALSVFRGDLESALYDAVAGCADIRFATTVQAVAQTPGEVVVTLGDGTSLRTELLVGADGVHSRVRELVFGAEQEYFVDLGHMVGAFPLETVPEHVPEGAGTTFIGPGRTAAVMNLGPERSSAFFAYRCSDAKSELALGAAPALTRAFEDLGGGVADALRQLDSGAYFDSVGQIVMDRWHQGRVVLLGDAAWCVTVFAGYGAALALDGADRLGAASAAHGDDIPAALGAWETALRPEVLQRQALARKGMNRFAPPSRAHVWAGELMLRAIQLPGIRGLVRRSIQRANN
- a CDS encoding GNAT family N-acetyltransferase → MWVREYTEADWTQVWPIMREIVRAGETFTYDPALTEDQAHDIWVMGPPAVTVVAVAGDRVVGTANAYANRPGPGAHVSTASFMVAADARGMGVGTALCQFVLDWAKAQGFVGMQFNAVAESNCRAVELYKRLGFEIVGTVPGAFHHPTRGRVGLHVMYCEF
- a CDS encoding sodium:proton antiporter, with the protein product MTNLNIERVYLAAGVALLLAATLPRLFKDRAITAPMLMLGVGAVVGVVIGPAGLEAVSPLSHPTVIEHLAELCVIVALMGVGLAIDRPLDWRTWGSTWRLLLITMPLCIAAVAVFGWWAAALTPAAAALLAAVLAPTDPVLASDVQVEGPTPGGAGSAEEDDEVRFALTSEAGFNDALAFPFVYLAIFLASQGSVQSWLAGWFAWELIGKIAVGVLIGAIVGDLLGRGLFRFPIKDARLADRGEPIVVLAAVFAVYGLTELVGGYGFLAVFVCAIAIRRIERDSGYHEQMHGLVEQLEHVLTLVVLLLLGAALTTGLLDALSWQGVVLGVLLVFVIRPVAGWLSLQGCDEMEPKERAVTAFFGVRGIGSIYYVSYGLTQADFRAEADAIWAIAAFTIVLSVVVHGASAAWVMKHLENARESRQPTP